The following proteins are co-located in the Neofelis nebulosa isolate mNeoNeb1 chromosome 18, mNeoNeb1.pri, whole genome shotgun sequence genome:
- the SDR42E2 gene encoding putative short-chain dehydrogenase/reductase family 42E member 2 encodes MKPNPAGSSPEACRAAGQGEKSCPVCGAWGGVSGLGSESGPGPGPGAGSGPTTVLGPGPGPGAVSGPGLGPGVVLEPGPGLGAVTRPGPGPGVVLEPGPGPGAISGPRPMHGAVSLPAPESGAVPGPGPGSGAVSRPRPEPGAASGPKPGLGPGSGARSVPGPVPRPGAAPLPGPGVEPGPRRGSGIGPKPSEPETAPTLAPQQKTQATPMQAPRQKVLVTGGGGYLGFSLGSSLAKSGTSVILLDLRRPQWELSPGTEFIQADVRDEEALYRAFEGVDCVFHVASYGMSGVEKLQKEQIESINVGGTKLVINVCIRRRVPRLIYTSTVNVVFGGKPIERGDEDSVPYFPLEKHMDHYSRTKAIADQLTLMANGTPLPGGGTLRTCVLRPPGIYGPEEQRHLPRVASHIKKRLFMFRFGDRRTQMNWVHVHNLVQAHVLAAEALTVAKGYVASGQAYYINDGESVNLFEWMAPLFEKLGYSQPWIQVPTSWVYLTAAVMEYVHLALRPICSVQPLLTRSEVRSVAVTHTFQIAKACAQLGYAPDKFRFADVVEQYVRSTSRRSRGSTARTLLRLLLGLLLLLGLLALALHLVGLQQSNV; translated from the exons ATGAAGCCCAACCCAGCAGGCTCCTCCCCAGAGGCCTGCAGAGCTGCAGGCCAGGGCGAGAAGAGCTGCCCCGTCTGCGGGGCCTGGGGAGGAGTCTCAGGCCTGGGGTCTGAGTCAGGGCCTGGCCCGGGGCCCGGTGCAGGTTCAGGGCCTACTACTGTTCTGGGGCCCgggccagggcctggggctgTGTCAGGACCTGGGCTGGGTCCTGGTGTGGTTCTAGAACCTGGACCAGGGCTTGGTGCTGTGACCAGACCTGGACCAGGGCCTGGTGTGGTTCTAGAACCTGGACCAGGGCCTGGTGCTATTTCAGGACCCAGACCAATGCACGGTGCTGTGTCCCTACCTGCACCAGAGTCTGGTGCTGTTCCGGGACCTGGACCAGGGTCTGGTGCTGTGTCCAGACCTAGGCCGGAGCCTGGTGCTGCTTCAGGACCTAAGCCAGGTCTGGGGCCTGGGTCAGGAGCTAGGTCAGTACCTGGGCCAGTACCTAGGCCAGGAGCTGCACCGTTACCTGGGCCAGGGGTAGAGCCTGGGCCCAGACGGGGTTCTGGAATTGGGCCCAAACCCAGTGAGCCAGAGACAGCCCCAACACTAGCACCACAGCAGAAGACTCAGGCCACACCCATGCAGGCCCCTAGGCAGAAGGTTCTGGTGACTGGAGGAGGAGGCTACCTGGGCTTTAGCCTGGGTTCTAGCCTGGCCAAGAGTGGCACTTCTGTCATCCTGCTCGACCTCCGCCGACCACAGTGGGAGCTGTCCCCGGGGACTGAGTTCATCCAG GCTGATGTCCGAGATGAAGAAGCCCTGTATCGTGCCTTCGAAGGGGTGGACTGCGTCTTCCACGTGGCATCCTATGGGATGTCTGGTGTTGAGAAG CTGCAAAAAGAGCAGATTGAGTCTATAAATGTTGGAGGCACCAAACTAGTGATCAATG TTTGCATCCGTCGGCGAGTTCCAAGGCTCATCTACACCAGCACCGTCAATGTCGTGTTCGGCGGGAAGCCCATAGAACGGGGTGATGAGGACTCTGTGCCATATTTCCCACTGGAGAAG CATATGGACCACTACTCACGAACCAAAGCCATCGCTGACCAGTTGACCCTCATGGCCAATGGCACACCTCTCCCAG GAGGAGGCACTCTGCGGACGTGTGTGCTCCGGCCCCCGGGGATCTATGGCCCTGAAGAGCAGAGGCACCTGCCCCGTGTGGCG AGCCACATCAAGAAGAGACTTTTCATGTTCCGATTTGGGGACCGCAGGACACAGATGAACTGGGTCCACGTGCACAATCTGGTGCAGGCACACGTGTTGGCAGCCGAGGCCCTCACCGTGGCCAAGGGCTATGTAGCT AGTGGCCAGGCGTACTATATCAATGACGGGGAGAGTGTCAACCTCTTCGAGTGGATGGCCCCACTG TTTGAGAAGCTAGGGTACAGCCAGCCCTGGATCCAGGTGCCCACTTCCTGGGTTTACCTAACAG CTGCGGTGATGGAGTATGTGCACCTGGCCTTGAGGCCCATCTGCAGCGTCCAACCACTGCTCACCCGGAGCGAG gtgCGCAGCGTGGCCGTGACGCACACCTTCCAGATCGCCAAGGCCTGCGCCCAGCTTGGCTACGCGCCAGACAAGTTCCGCTTCGCCGACGTCGTGGAGCAATACGTGAGGTCTACGAGCCGGCGGTCCCGCGGCTCCACCGCGCGAACACTCCTACGGTTGCTGCtcgggctgctgctgctgctcggGCTGCTCGCCCTGGCCCTACATCTCGTAGGCCTGCAGCAGTCCAATGTCTGA